From a region of the Sphaerodactylus townsendi isolate TG3544 linkage group LG09, MPM_Stown_v2.3, whole genome shotgun sequence genome:
- the LOC125439415 gene encoding serine/threonine-protein kinase RIO1-like, with product MNFREKIMSRVVPGQFDDAELSDSEQEQIEVIQQEKRIIQMQPSHLYPEADVDEFDDSGEDNEDDWDWDDSVGKVTKRNLVSGGRNTQHGHIYTRDLAYSSCRYFEVIKGLPSCLELVWKKLEGE from the exons ATGAATTTCAGGGAGAAAATCATGAGCCGGGTAGTTCCAGGGCAATTTGATGATGCTGAGTTGTCTGACAG TGAGCAGGAACAAATTGAAGTCATTCAGCAAGAGAAAAGAATCATTCAAATGCAGCCATCACATTTGTACCCGGAAGCTGATGTGGATGAATTTGACGACAGTGGTGAAGACAATGAAGATGACTGGGACTGGGATGATTCTGTTGGGAAAGTTACAAAGCGAAATCTCGTTTCTGGAGGAAGAAACACACAG CATGGTCACATCTACACTAGGGATTTGGCTTACAGTTCCTGTAGGTATTTTGAAGTGATCAAAGGTCTCCCTTCTTGCCTCGAACTCGTATGGAAGAAGTTAGAAGGAGAATAA